The Novipirellula caenicola genome has a window encoding:
- a CDS encoding protein-disulfide isomerase, whose translation MSELDRVMKMVEGGQVVPALDRLSTILSEHPDAAWALAIRGRLLLDLREYDSLAENADRFIRLQPSNPLALTQRAAAQVFRGDVKSATDSMLEALTESGRDVDAFVLDVSSAVAFLLGRQGVFLTARVYASLAMMAQGYEGSQMSGTLLRQLNSSPTLNQLVKSIPQPIERPADAEWGERYDEAATLLRSNKVLLAEAKFQSLRRTLPDEPAILSGLLTCAIWRGDVAAQSDFLQKLSACESLDFEQRVQYRAISCLVNPDDKDLAAECFRLDADIESAEPVEMAMIADSRFAPLPAEMLAQMRESEDDVPPRAGFQVLDRDRPEIAEGLPPIDQIPEAIAMAFVYGKQTDRSARVEVHDVTSSVLDEVRTQIQKAVGDSVQLNQKPSDPLPFLAVVQPQVAMVRFKASAVEADAMQEQLTNTRMPLAIANAKWGILGNASLVETADDDSKLLERTVVVRVAEQYDAIISKGDEVLGEVYRLAKIQPLPPLVISDDEIESVANTDLNRIDSSQLNEESCLYLLQRAQQISSTPAIRHFAKRLIEADLPEDQKMAKLLAYSTLVNASGNAKTAIATIDEAKAFAEANQLPTANLLLSEVSLRLQAGDGEGFQKAIETLTQRYGNEPEVMAQLQQMLISMGLIRPDGSPRRGPAPGGGVAPAGAEPATGGIWTPDGGGAAAAPPADPAAGGGSKLWVPGMD comes from the coding sequence GTGAGCGAGCTTGATCGCGTGATGAAAATGGTCGAGGGGGGGCAGGTTGTCCCCGCTCTGGATCGTTTGTCGACGATTCTCTCGGAGCATCCCGATGCGGCTTGGGCGTTGGCCATTCGCGGGCGTTTATTGCTCGATTTACGCGAATATGACTCGCTCGCCGAGAACGCGGACCGCTTTATCCGCTTGCAGCCAAGCAACCCACTAGCGTTAACCCAACGTGCTGCGGCTCAGGTTTTCCGTGGCGATGTCAAATCGGCAACCGATTCGATGCTCGAAGCACTGACCGAAAGCGGTCGTGACGTCGACGCGTTTGTCTTGGATGTCTCGTCGGCCGTTGCATTTTTGCTAGGACGCCAAGGCGTTTTCTTGACCGCTCGCGTCTATGCCAGCTTGGCCATGATGGCGCAAGGCTATGAAGGCAGCCAGATGTCTGGAACGTTGCTGCGTCAGCTCAATAGTTCGCCCACGTTAAACCAGCTTGTCAAATCGATCCCGCAACCGATCGAGCGGCCTGCGGATGCCGAGTGGGGCGAACGCTATGACGAAGCCGCCACGCTGCTTCGCAGCAACAAGGTTTTGCTTGCCGAAGCTAAGTTCCAATCGCTGCGTCGCACCTTGCCCGATGAGCCCGCGATCTTGTCCGGCTTGTTGACCTGTGCCATTTGGCGTGGCGATGTCGCCGCACAAAGCGATTTCTTGCAAAAATTGTCGGCTTGTGAATCGCTCGATTTCGAACAACGAGTCCAATACCGTGCCATCTCTTGTCTGGTCAATCCGGACGACAAGGACTTGGCCGCGGAATGTTTCCGTTTGGACGCCGACATCGAAAGTGCCGAGCCCGTGGAAATGGCAATGATCGCCGATTCGCGATTTGCACCGTTGCCTGCGGAAATGCTTGCTCAAATGCGTGAATCCGAGGACGATGTTCCGCCTCGTGCCGGTTTCCAAGTGCTCGATCGCGATCGTCCCGAAATCGCCGAAGGATTGCCACCGATCGATCAAATCCCCGAAGCAATCGCGATGGCGTTCGTCTATGGCAAACAAACCGATCGTTCGGCCCGCGTCGAGGTCCACGACGTCACTTCGTCGGTTCTGGACGAAGTGCGAACTCAAATCCAGAAGGCTGTGGGGGATTCGGTCCAGCTGAATCAGAAGCCAAGCGATCCGCTTCCGTTCTTGGCGGTGGTACAACCGCAAGTCGCCATGGTGCGATTCAAGGCCAGCGCGGTGGAAGCCGACGCGATGCAAGAACAACTGACCAACACAAGAATGCCTTTGGCCATTGCCAACGCAAAATGGGGCATTCTTGGCAACGCATCGTTGGTCGAAACCGCCGACGATGATTCGAAATTGCTCGAGCGAACCGTGGTCGTGCGTGTCGCTGAACAGTACGACGCGATCATCTCCAAAGGCGACGAGGTGCTCGGCGAGGTCTATCGACTCGCCAAAATCCAGCCGCTGCCTCCGTTGGTGATCAGCGACGACGAGATCGAATCGGTTGCCAACACCGATTTGAACCGGATCGATTCGAGCCAACTCAACGAAGAGTCCTGCTTGTACCTGTTGCAGCGAGCACAACAGATCTCATCGACTCCGGCGATTCGTCATTTCGCAAAACGACTGATCGAAGCCGATTTGCCAGAAGATCAAAAGATGGCGAAGTTGTTGGCCTATTCCACCTTGGTCAACGCGTCGGGTAACGCCAAGACGGCGATCGCGACGATTGACGAAGCAAAGGCGTTCGCCGAAGCCAATCAATTGCCGACTGCCAATCTGCTGCTCAGCGAAGTCAGTTTGCGACTGCAAGCGGGTGATGGCGAGGGATTCCAAAAGGCAATCGAAACGTTGACGCAGCGTTACGGCAACGAGCCCGAAGTGATGGCACAGTTGCAGCAGATGCTGATTTCGATGGGGCTGATTCGTCCCGACGGCAGCCCGCGACGTGGTCCTGCCCCAGGCGGCGGTGTTGCTCCCGCAGGTGCAGAACCTGCAACAGGCGGCATTTGGACTCCCGATGGCGGCGGCGCTGCCGCAGCACCTCCGGCGGATCCAGCAGCCGGTGGCGGCAGCAAACTGTGGGTTCCCGGAATGGATTAG
- the ribD gene encoding bifunctional diaminohydroxyphosphoribosylaminopyrimidine deaminase/5-amino-6-(5-phosphoribosylamino)uracil reductase RibD yields MNSSRFETDDDLMRLALGLAEQGRGSVEPNPMVGCVIVRDDQVIGQGYHQRFGGPHAEVHALRDAGDARGATAYVTLEPCCHHGKTPPCSDALIAAGISRVVVAMADPFERVDGGGLAQLQRAGIETRVGVLEQQARELNAPYLKRLKTGRPFTIAKWAMTVDGRIATSTGQSQWISNEASRADVHALRGRVDAIAVGMGTVMADDPMLTARPAGVRTATRVVFCANRLPTTRSRLIQSATEVPVLLIVSPRIGSSDVAELEQLGASVYRCTSSNLVQMIHQTLDFLGGQGMTNVMIEGGGKLMASFLTADAIDQYEVYIGAKVFGGHRALGPVAGEGFASVAEAAALRLVSLQRLGDNDVKLVYRNTPRGRFDAPDVSQ; encoded by the coding sequence ATGAACTCTTCTCGTTTCGAAACCGATGATGACTTGATGCGTCTCGCGCTCGGCTTGGCCGAACAGGGACGCGGATCGGTCGAACCGAATCCGATGGTCGGGTGCGTGATCGTGCGTGACGATCAAGTGATCGGCCAAGGGTACCATCAGCGGTTCGGCGGGCCGCATGCCGAAGTCCACGCACTTCGCGACGCCGGTGACGCTCGCGGCGCGACCGCCTACGTGACGCTCGAACCGTGTTGTCATCATGGCAAGACCCCTCCTTGCTCGGACGCCTTGATCGCTGCCGGAATCAGCCGCGTTGTCGTGGCGATGGCCGATCCGTTTGAACGAGTTGATGGTGGCGGCTTGGCGCAGCTGCAGCGTGCTGGAATCGAAACACGCGTCGGTGTGCTCGAGCAGCAAGCACGCGAACTGAATGCGCCTTATTTGAAACGGTTGAAAACCGGTCGGCCGTTCACGATTGCGAAATGGGCAATGACCGTCGACGGCCGGATTGCGACCAGCACGGGCCAGAGTCAGTGGATCTCAAACGAGGCCTCACGGGCTGATGTTCACGCACTGCGAGGCCGCGTCGATGCGATTGCCGTGGGAATGGGAACCGTCATGGCCGACGATCCGATGTTGACCGCACGGCCGGCCGGAGTTCGCACGGCAACGCGAGTCGTGTTCTGTGCCAACCGCTTGCCCACGACGCGTTCGCGTCTGATACAATCGGCGACCGAAGTGCCGGTGTTGTTGATCGTCTCGCCGCGGATTGGTTCGTCGGACGTTGCCGAGCTCGAGCAGCTTGGTGCAAGCGTTTATCGCTGTACCAGTTCCAATTTGGTGCAGATGATCCATCAAACGCTTGATTTTCTTGGCGGTCAAGGCATGACCAACGTGATGATTGAAGGAGGCGGTAAATTGATGGCGAGTTTTTTAACCGCCGATGCGATTGATCAATACGAAGTGTATATCGGCGCCAAAGTGTTTGGGGGTCACCGTGCGCTCGGCCCCGTCGCAGGCGAAGGGTTTGCCAGCGTTGCCGAGGCGGCTGCACTGCGATTGGTAAGTCTACAGCGTCTCGGAGACAATGATGTCAAACTTGTTTACCGAAACACACCACGTGGTCGATTCGATGCGCCGGATGTATCGCAGTGA
- a CDS encoding NUDIX hydrolase, with product MTEVAIELAHRFCPHCGTPNANPGSIPFRCEACGFANFFGPCGAVGALVTNEQNQLLLVRRARDPERGKWGLPGGFVDRGETIEQALAREVFEETRLRISTYDFLMSHPNNYHYGRIIVAVIDMFFVCNVSNAAEIALQASELTEFRYVDKDSPLFDQMAFPSNRLAIDHWIASDSTD from the coding sequence ATGACCGAAGTCGCCATCGAGCTTGCCCATCGCTTTTGCCCTCACTGCGGTACCCCTAATGCCAACCCCGGCAGCATTCCGTTTCGCTGCGAGGCGTGTGGGTTTGCAAACTTCTTTGGCCCTTGCGGTGCGGTCGGCGCCTTGGTCACCAACGAACAAAACCAGTTGTTGTTGGTGCGACGCGCTCGCGACCCCGAGCGGGGCAAATGGGGGCTGCCGGGCGGGTTTGTTGACCGTGGTGAAACCATCGAACAGGCGCTGGCCCGAGAGGTGTTCGAAGAGACGCGGTTAAGAATCTCGACATACGATTTTTTGATGTCGCACCCAAACAACTATCACTATGGGCGAATCATTGTCGCGGTGATCGACATGTTCTTTGTGTGCAATGTCAGTAACGCCGCAGAGATTGCGCTGCAGGCTTCGGAACTGACCGAGTTCCGTTATGTCGACAAGGACTCGCCCCTGTTTGACCAGATGGCATTTCCTTCGAACCGATTGGCAATCGATCATTGGATCGCCTCTGACTCAACCGATTGA
- a CDS encoding lactate racemase domain-containing protein yields MNPSTNAAQVADKIAASEIWQYETGFHQRVGDVANATRNALRAPTDFPPLTAAIAPGDQIALAVDPNVPDLCNVIRGVLLELEQADAETIDIVLWDETSDEIQKQLESEFETIAHVIRHDSQKRDLLRYLGADVDADPIYLNRFLADADLVLPILAARPGDAVGDNELSGVYPMLADSNTRMRHQKSLLQPATKKKTSNESHVGWMLGVQVMVAVAVNPDGDVGGVFAGTPEATRRWFERPRHNDDDFPPSASLVIATLEGTKQQNSWANLARAVTAAATHTEPGGTIVLWSQIDDSPSDRLVLRLSSDRELDELEHDDPQDSAEELGDQSLLGKSEDGFTIWDDSIAIADAIDRVRSEYRVLLHSKLGTEVAESLGLGAIESLDALQHLSKSFDSCGILRAAQYAGSTFDLPVTESDSE; encoded by the coding sequence TTGAATCCATCTACCAACGCCGCTCAGGTCGCCGACAAAATCGCTGCCAGTGAAATTTGGCAATACGAGACAGGCTTTCACCAGCGAGTGGGTGATGTCGCCAACGCGACTCGCAACGCGCTTCGTGCTCCGACCGATTTCCCACCATTGACGGCGGCAATTGCACCAGGAGACCAAATCGCGTTGGCAGTGGATCCCAACGTGCCCGATTTGTGCAATGTCATTCGTGGCGTGCTGCTAGAGCTCGAACAGGCGGATGCCGAAACGATCGACATCGTGCTGTGGGATGAAACCAGTGACGAAATCCAAAAGCAACTCGAAAGCGAATTCGAGACGATCGCCCATGTGATTCGGCATGACTCTCAGAAACGAGACCTCCTGCGTTACCTTGGTGCTGACGTCGACGCGGACCCGATCTACTTGAACCGTTTTCTCGCCGATGCCGATCTCGTTCTGCCCATCTTGGCGGCACGGCCTGGTGACGCGGTGGGCGACAACGAGCTCAGTGGCGTCTACCCGATGCTGGCCGATTCGAACACACGGATGCGACATCAAAAATCACTGCTGCAACCGGCAACGAAGAAAAAGACATCAAATGAGTCTCACGTCGGCTGGATGTTAGGGGTTCAAGTGATGGTGGCGGTGGCGGTCAATCCCGATGGCGACGTCGGAGGCGTCTTTGCAGGCACTCCCGAAGCGACCCGCCGTTGGTTCGAACGGCCTCGCCACAACGACGATGATTTTCCGCCATCGGCTTCATTGGTGATCGCGACGCTCGAAGGGACAAAACAACAGAACTCGTGGGCCAATTTGGCTCGTGCGGTCACGGCGGCGGCAACCCATACCGAGCCCGGTGGCACGATCGTGTTGTGGAGCCAGATTGATGATTCGCCGAGCGATCGACTTGTGTTGCGGCTCAGCAGCGATCGAGAACTCGATGAACTCGAGCACGATGATCCGCAGGACAGTGCAGAGGAGCTCGGCGACCAATCGCTGCTGGGCAAATCCGAAGACGGCTTTACGATTTGGGACGATTCGATCGCGATTGCCGATGCGATCGATCGCGTTCGCAGTGAATATCGAGTGCTACTGCACAGCAAACTTGGAACCGAGGTGGCGGAATCGCTTGGGCTTGGCGCGATCGAATCGCTTGACGCGCTGCAGCATCTCAGCAAATCGTTCGATAGTTGCGGTATCCTACGAGCGGCTCAGTATGCCGGTAGCACGTTCGATCTGCCGGTGACCGAGAGCGACTCGGAATAA
- a CDS encoding BlaI/MecI/CopY family transcriptional regulator, translating into MAKRAKTPLELGKRERQVYETVVRLDEASVAEVQSNLDSPPSYSAVRATLGFLVDKGWLKHRRDGQRYLYRAAASREKTQRNAARRLLDNFFGGSPAAAVAALLDAADLELSDEQRREMIERIQQARKENR; encoded by the coding sequence GTGGCAAAACGAGCGAAAACCCCTTTGGAATTAGGGAAACGCGAGCGGCAGGTTTATGAAACCGTGGTCCGGCTCGATGAAGCCTCGGTGGCGGAAGTTCAGTCCAATTTGGATAGTCCGCCGAGCTATTCGGCAGTACGCGCGACGCTAGGGTTCCTGGTTGATAAGGGCTGGTTGAAGCATCGTCGGGATGGCCAACGCTACTTGTATCGAGCGGCCGCGAGTCGCGAAAAGACTCAGCGCAATGCTGCGCGACGACTGCTCGATAATTTCTTTGGCGGAAGCCCCGCCGCCGCAGTGGCCGCACTGCTTGATGCCGCTGATCTGGAGTTAAGTGACGAACAGCGTCGCGAAATGATCGAACGGATCCAGCAAGCTCGCAAGGAGAACCGATGA